The DNA window TTTTTTTCAAACTTTATCATTTTAGGATAATGCTGTGGAATCTCACCTTTAAGAAAATAAGTGCTAAGCTGTTTTCCTTTCAGTTTTAATTTGAAATTATAGAAATGTGCCATATCATTTGCTGAGATCATCAATATGCGGTAATCCTTTGATCTGTGCATAACGGTCATTGCAGCCTGGTAGGCAATGAGATAATCCAGCAGCCAGTCTTCTTTGATATTTTGCCTTCTTAAGGGATTATGCTTTATTTCAGGATAAAAGTTATGCGGATCCGGTGAGTAATAGCATTGTCTGAACTCCATATGCCAGTCATGGATCATTTTCCCGTTTTTGGGAGTGGCAATAAACCATGTCTCTAAAATAGGATATTCAAAGTCATTTGTAATGTGATCTGAGTAGAAACCTATCAGGTCGGCATTTGTCTGTGATTTTGAACGGTATAGCCAGTCCAGGTTTTCAGTGAGCATAATGCTGGCATCAATCCAGAATCCGCCAAAAGTATCCAATATGGTAAGCCTGGTAAGATCCGTAAAATTAACGAAGGAAATATCTTCCCGGACCGTCATTTCTATGTCCGGCAAAAACTTTTTAACGGATGCTCTGTTCAAAACATGGATTTCAAAATCAGGCAGGTATTTTTTCAGATTTCGCACACAGGCATTCACCAGAGGTGATTCTGTGGGATAGTCCCAGAATGACCAGATGATCTTAGGAATAGGTGCGGAATTCTGTGGTCCGTCTCCCCACAGGATTTCTTTATATTTTACCGGAGGCAGCATTGTTTTTCTTTAATGTGTTATAAAAATGTTAACTGTACTTTCAGTATCTTATTCTGTAGTAGATCTGTTTCAGCTTTTTGATCTGTTTATCCCAAAGAGACTCATTCTGTTCTCTTACCAGCCGGTCAAAATACTCCAGCCTCTGGGATATGATGCTTTTAAAGCCGTTTTTAACGAGGCTGTTATCAAATTTTTCAAGATGAGGCTTCAGCAGATGATCTTCTCCCTTCAAAATTTTATCAATGGTGACATTAGTGAAATGAATGAAGACAACTGGGAAAGTGCCGTTAATTTTCACCTCATCATTTTCCGGATCTTTTGTCCTCCTGCAAAAATCAATATTCCAGCCCGCAAGATTACAGCCCAGGTCTCTCACAATCTTTACTTTTTCAAAGTAAGCAGGAATAAGATTCAGGTAAACCTGATCATGATACAGTCCAACCTCAGGATTATTCCCGCAGAAAATATAACAGTTCTCCGCCCAGTATTCCAGTGCACTTTTACCATGTGCGCTAGCGCCAATGAATCCTGCATTGAATATTCCATGTCTGAATGTAGCATTGAACTCTGCCGGGTTTTCACCGGGTGTCAGAGGCCGCCAA is part of the Chryseobacterium camelliae genome and encodes:
- a CDS encoding capsular polysaccharide synthesis protein, coding for MLPPVKYKEILWGDGPQNSAPIPKIIWSFWDYPTESPLVNACVRNLKKYLPDFEIHVLNRASVKKFLPDIEMTVREDISFVNFTDLTRLTILDTFGGFWIDASIMLTENLDWLYRSKSQTNADLIGFYSDHITNDFEYPILETWFIATPKNGKMIHDWHMEFRQCYYSPDPHNFYPEIKHNPLRRQNIKEDWLLDYLIAYQAAMTVMHRSKDYRILMISANDMAHFYNFKLKLKGKQLSTYFLKGEIPQHYPKMIKFEKNGRNIIDQDIAYGRYHRTSFLFSISKEQNYFLHKLKRKKTYAIFIARNLIKRFMHTANSHNK